The Sorangiineae bacterium MSr11367 genome window below encodes:
- a CDS encoding class I SAM-dependent methyltransferase, with translation MREPLDLQELYGEAFLRGVAEGARLAERVARQAYQRHFARDRRPLRTILGEEPAAATGRSAYHFKKRLFEYLIDKGDLLLQEDGTLVASPELSVPIGDEPVEEPSCQGYLLLTQLTDVVDAVLSGTDGFQAIGQKYGMEAALEHWSSAMVELPVRVPGIAMTARALLQRLERGPCVVLEGGAGVGAVLRHALSMPRFRTAITNIEQYYFTEISPLLLNIGKKWLRANAPPELTRRMRFEIHDLDRTVLQALPYTRDESVDVIILEYVLYDVIDLHEVLTTFRRMLRPGGRLIFTMAHRQRPALFFPAEILQSTLHSFYRAKLDPPRRVNYGYLTLEEWQLSLRDAGFQEYHVYPEAERHPELLFGGIVAFT, from the coding sequence ATGCGCGAACCGTTGGATCTTCAGGAGTTGTACGGCGAGGCTTTTCTGCGCGGCGTCGCGGAGGGGGCACGCTTGGCCGAACGCGTGGCGAGGCAAGCCTACCAGCGGCACTTCGCACGGGATCGGCGCCCTCTTCGCACCATCCTGGGTGAAGAGCCCGCGGCGGCGACCGGACGCAGCGCGTATCACTTCAAGAAGCGGCTATTCGAGTATCTGATCGACAAAGGCGATCTCCTCCTGCAGGAGGATGGCACGCTCGTCGCGTCTCCGGAGCTGAGCGTGCCGATCGGGGACGAACCCGTGGAAGAGCCGAGTTGCCAGGGCTACCTTCTGCTCACGCAGCTCACCGACGTCGTCGATGCGGTCCTATCGGGCACGGATGGCTTTCAAGCGATCGGACAGAAATACGGCATGGAGGCCGCGCTCGAGCATTGGAGCTCGGCGATGGTCGAGCTGCCGGTGCGGGTACCGGGGATCGCGATGACCGCACGCGCGCTCCTGCAGCGGCTGGAGCGTGGGCCGTGCGTCGTCCTGGAAGGTGGGGCCGGCGTCGGTGCCGTGCTTCGACACGCGCTGTCGATGCCGCGCTTCCGCACCGCTATCACGAATATCGAACAATACTATTTCACGGAGATCAGCCCGCTCCTATTGAACATCGGCAAAAAGTGGCTCCGCGCGAACGCTCCCCCCGAGCTGACACGGCGAATGCGCTTCGAGATCCACGATCTCGATCGGACGGTGCTTCAGGCATTGCCCTATACGCGGGACGAATCCGTCGACGTGATCATCCTCGAGTACGTTCTCTACGACGTCATCGACCTGCACGAGGTGTTGACCACGTTCCGGAGGATGCTGCGGCCGGGTGGACGCCTGATCTTCACGATGGCGCATCGTCAGCGCCCGGCGCTGTTTTTCCCGGCCGAAATACTCCAATCCACGCTTCACAGCTTCTATCGCGCGAAGCTCGATCCGCCTCGGAGGGTCAACTACGGGTACCTGACCCTCGAAGAGTGGCAGCTCTCGCTCCGCGACGCGGGGTTTCAGGAGTATCACGTCTATCCCGAAGCGGAACGCCACCCCGAGCTCCTGTTCGGAGGCATCGTCGCCTTCACGTGA
- a CDS encoding amino acid adenylation domain-containing protein, giving the protein MPDDDAGATRSHDMSSAKRALLARWKRGGAEATKVDIPRATRTENGAPLSSMQQRLWYLDQLVPGSPAYNVPFFARFEGRLDVPALQRALTEIVRRHETLRTIFPTAGGRAKPILTAPFEVQIAFEDLRGVPPAERDARTSQALQSESRQLLPLESGPLFAARLLRLADDEHLCLFTIHHIVSDGWSLGVFNRELAALYAAYAAGKPSPLPELPIQYADFATWQQQRLAEGACKPDLDFWRRELTGLSPLALPTDRPRPPVQTFRGARVEFALPEALTPAIQSACLREDVTPYMFFLAAFTTLLARYSGQDDVAVGSPIANRGRVETEGLIGFFSNTIVLRTDLSNDPSFRELLGRIRVRSLAAFQHQELPFEWLVNELEIKRDTSRNPIFQVMMVLQNTITQTPIEGLVSTFGEIPSGTSKFDIWLQWMQIGTRWQATFEYATDLFDEATIARMSKHLVKVLESVTESPELTLSAIPLLDAEERLDVLTRFNDTAKDYGPARPLHEHIEAQVDRTPHAVAVSFEGRTLTYAELDARANQLAHLLVDAGVRPDTLVGVYAERSLNLVVALLGVLKSGAAYVPLDPSYPDGRVEHMIRDTAVPVLLTDRGLPERLTARLSDVATRTVKLDDGSELAGYPTRRPAVAMGMEHLAYVIFTSGSTGLPKGAMNTHRGICNRLLWMQDAYGLGAGDRVLQKTPFSFDVSVWEFFWPLMTGARLVVARPEGHKDPAYIAETITSEGITTIHFVPSMLQLMLDHPGFARCTSLTRVVCSGEALPAEFRDRFFTKLPAAEMHNLYGPTEAAVDVTFWQCRKEDTSPTVPIGKPIANTQIYILDVHGQPAPIGVPGELYIGGTNVGRGYLNRPELDAERFVRDPFADTPGRKMYRTGDRARWLPSGDVDFMGRLDSQVKLRGLRIELEEIEHALRMHDLVANAAVLVRPTQDASGEERQQLAAYVVPTRDTREGMAASDDHVSQWEHVFDRAYDAPDAELDPALNLAGWTSSYDGKPIPKDEMLEWTVHTVERILETKPRRVLEIGCGTGLLLQRIAPHCESFLGTDTSETALRYLRAHTADLGNVTLEKRSAERFDGLEPGSFDTVVLNSVAQYFPSADYLARVIAGCLTLVEDGGTIFLGDIRDHARLETFHASVEMANAAPDATAAQIRQRIDRRTFQDNELALSPLFFLELEKVFPRIAGVRILLKRGRADNELTRFRYDVRLHVGRPPRASSENAVTLDWATDVQSLGRLVERLPGHERSPIHVRRVPNRRLTTAARRLKALRRAPDGEPLGAIVDGARGGDDGESPESFFALAERLPYDIDVLWTGFDDPEYFDVVLTPHGGAGAASVVPSCVLAALGHENTAGIPRNNDPLHAKLARKLVPELRSYLGDKLPEFMVPHAFMILDRLPVSPNGKLDRDALPPPVHIVAEVAEEDVPRTAAERELATIWTQVLGLERVGIESSFFELGGDSVLSIQVVARANEAGLRVTPQDIVRHQSIRALAAAMRDGGTAKEPVVPSRPIPELSPALLERIAARAGAPIEDAYPLSAYQREQLRNRLSNPPVGLYVQNMTTQLRAPGSIDLDLVEAAWQAVAERHASFRSSLHWQDLPEPFQVVHPPAPLRVERHDVSALTAAERTETIQRWVQELRQEGFVLERPGHVRIALFQTAPDDVVMVWLYHYMFSDGWSASFVLGDFVTLYDAMLRRAPSGLPPANPYRRYIEYQRSLDLTATESFWRRTMLSFDGVTPLVESLGGRRLPPAQAGAYLRKDRSISAEATTSLRALAKRARVTLNNLVQAAWCLILARYTGRSHVSFGSMMSGRSASLLDYERMVGIFTNVLPMNVPIAGEQRLIDWVQEIPRIQADLTAHHHASLPDIRRWSRRTEDTSLFDSSLVFINWPMSADVGLGDQGPRQRTSADFIDGQTQTEHPIRFVCIALRPTLDLQFFHYEFELPDHVILPLVASTCDLLERLSGLAASRVSDVLASIRNTY; this is encoded by the coding sequence ATGCCCGATGATGACGCCGGGGCGACGCGCTCCCATGACATGTCCTCCGCGAAACGCGCACTCCTTGCACGATGGAAACGCGGCGGTGCAGAGGCGACGAAGGTCGACATCCCGCGCGCGACCCGTACGGAAAACGGCGCACCGCTCTCGTCGATGCAGCAGCGTCTCTGGTACCTCGATCAACTCGTCCCCGGAAGCCCCGCGTACAACGTCCCCTTCTTCGCACGCTTCGAAGGCCGGCTCGATGTGCCCGCACTCCAGCGGGCGCTCACCGAAATCGTGCGCCGCCACGAGACGCTGCGAACGATTTTCCCGACCGCCGGAGGGCGCGCCAAGCCCATTCTCACTGCACCGTTCGAAGTCCAAATCGCGTTCGAGGATCTGCGCGGCGTGCCCCCGGCCGAACGAGACGCGCGAACCTCCCAGGCGCTGCAGTCCGAGTCCAGGCAGCTCCTCCCGCTCGAATCCGGACCGCTGTTCGCCGCGCGGCTTCTGCGCCTTGCCGACGACGAGCACCTTTGCCTGTTCACGATCCACCACATCGTGTCCGATGGCTGGTCGCTCGGTGTCTTCAACCGCGAGCTCGCCGCGCTCTACGCCGCGTACGCCGCGGGCAAGCCCAGCCCCTTGCCGGAGCTTCCCATTCAATATGCCGACTTCGCCACGTGGCAGCAGCAACGGCTGGCGGAGGGCGCATGCAAGCCCGACCTCGATTTCTGGAGGCGCGAACTCACCGGCCTTTCGCCCCTCGCGCTCCCGACGGATCGTCCGCGACCGCCCGTGCAGACCTTCCGCGGGGCGCGCGTGGAGTTCGCGTTGCCCGAGGCCCTGACGCCCGCGATCCAGTCTGCCTGCCTGCGCGAAGACGTCACGCCGTACATGTTCTTCCTGGCCGCGTTCACCACGCTCCTCGCGCGCTATTCGGGCCAGGACGACGTGGCCGTGGGCTCGCCCATCGCGAATCGAGGCCGTGTCGAAACCGAAGGGCTCATCGGCTTTTTTTCGAACACCATCGTTTTGCGCACCGATCTATCGAACGATCCGTCGTTCCGTGAATTGCTCGGCCGCATCCGCGTCCGCTCGCTGGCGGCGTTCCAGCACCAGGAGCTGCCCTTCGAATGGCTGGTGAACGAGCTGGAGATCAAGCGGGATACGAGCCGCAATCCCATCTTCCAGGTCATGATGGTGCTGCAAAATACGATCACGCAAACGCCCATCGAGGGCCTCGTGTCGACCTTTGGAGAGATCCCCTCGGGAACATCCAAGTTCGATATTTGGCTTCAATGGATGCAAATCGGCACTAGGTGGCAAGCGACCTTCGAATACGCCACCGATCTCTTCGACGAAGCGACCATCGCCCGCATGTCGAAGCATCTGGTGAAGGTGCTCGAGTCGGTCACCGAAAGCCCCGAGCTCACGCTTTCGGCGATCCCGCTGCTCGACGCGGAGGAGCGCCTCGACGTGCTCACCCGATTCAACGATACGGCAAAGGATTACGGGCCGGCGCGCCCGCTCCACGAGCACATCGAAGCGCAGGTCGACCGGACGCCGCATGCCGTGGCGGTGTCGTTCGAAGGTCGAACCTTGACCTATGCCGAGCTCGATGCGCGCGCCAATCAGCTCGCTCACTTGCTCGTCGACGCGGGCGTGAGGCCGGATACGCTCGTGGGCGTCTACGCGGAGCGCTCGCTGAACCTCGTGGTGGCGCTGCTGGGGGTCCTGAAGAGCGGCGCCGCGTACGTTCCGCTGGATCCCTCGTATCCGGACGGGCGCGTGGAGCACATGATCCGCGATACGGCGGTGCCGGTGTTGCTCACGGACCGGGGGCTTCCGGAGCGATTGACCGCGCGGCTCTCCGATGTCGCGACGCGCACCGTGAAGCTGGACGATGGGTCGGAGCTGGCGGGGTATCCGACGCGAAGGCCGGCCGTGGCCATGGGCATGGAGCACTTGGCCTACGTGATCTTCACCTCGGGCTCCACGGGGCTTCCCAAGGGGGCGATGAACACGCACCGAGGCATCTGCAATCGCCTGCTCTGGATGCAGGACGCCTATGGGCTCGGGGCGGGCGATCGCGTGCTGCAGAAGACGCCTTTCAGCTTCGACGTGTCGGTGTGGGAGTTCTTCTGGCCTCTGATGACCGGCGCGCGCCTCGTGGTGGCGCGCCCCGAGGGGCACAAGGACCCCGCGTACATCGCGGAGACCATCACGAGCGAGGGCATCACCACGATTCACTTCGTGCCGTCGATGCTTCAACTGATGCTCGATCATCCCGGGTTCGCAAGGTGCACCTCGCTGACGCGCGTCGTCTGCAGCGGCGAGGCGCTGCCGGCCGAGTTTCGCGACCGATTCTTCACGAAGCTGCCGGCGGCGGAGATGCACAACCTGTATGGCCCCACCGAGGCCGCCGTCGATGTCACCTTTTGGCAGTGCCGAAAAGAGGATACGTCGCCGACCGTTCCCATCGGCAAGCCCATCGCGAATACGCAGATTTACATCCTCGACGTGCACGGCCAGCCTGCCCCCATCGGCGTCCCGGGAGAGCTCTACATCGGCGGCACCAACGTGGGGCGCGGCTATCTGAATCGCCCCGAGCTCGATGCCGAGCGATTCGTTCGCGATCCGTTCGCGGACACGCCGGGCCGGAAGATGTACCGAACGGGCGATCGCGCGCGGTGGCTGCCGAGCGGCGATGTCGATTTCATGGGGCGCTTGGATTCGCAGGTGAAGCTGCGTGGCCTGCGCATCGAGCTCGAGGAGATCGAACATGCGCTGCGCATGCACGATCTCGTCGCCAATGCGGCGGTGCTGGTGCGCCCGACGCAAGATGCATCGGGCGAGGAGCGCCAACAGCTCGCAGCGTACGTGGTCCCGACGCGCGACACGCGCGAAGGCATGGCCGCCTCCGACGACCACGTATCCCAGTGGGAGCACGTCTTCGATCGAGCCTACGACGCGCCCGACGCCGAGCTCGATCCCGCGCTGAACCTGGCGGGATGGACCAGTAGCTACGACGGAAAGCCGATTCCGAAGGACGAGATGCTCGAGTGGACCGTCCACACCGTCGAGCGTATCTTGGAGACCAAACCGCGCCGCGTGCTCGAAATCGGATGCGGCACGGGCCTTTTGCTCCAGCGAATTGCGCCGCATTGCGAGTCGTTCCTGGGCACGGACACGTCCGAAACGGCGTTGCGCTACCTGCGCGCGCACACCGCAGACCTCGGGAACGTCACGCTCGAGAAGCGCTCCGCCGAGCGCTTCGATGGGCTCGAGCCGGGGAGCTTCGACACCGTCGTGCTGAACTCGGTCGCACAGTATTTTCCCAGCGCGGATTACCTTGCGCGCGTGATCGCCGGTTGCCTGACCCTGGTCGAGGACGGCGGCACCATCTTTCTCGGAGACATCCGCGATCATGCGCGGCTGGAGACGTTCCACGCCTCCGTGGAGATGGCGAATGCCGCCCCGGATGCGACCGCGGCGCAAATCCGCCAGCGCATCGATCGGCGCACGTTCCAGGACAACGAGCTTGCGCTCTCGCCCCTGTTCTTCCTCGAGCTCGAGAAGGTGTTTCCGCGCATCGCCGGCGTGCGCATTCTGCTCAAGCGGGGTCGCGCCGACAACGAGCTCACACGATTCCGCTACGACGTGCGGCTGCATGTCGGCCGCCCCCCGCGGGCCTCCTCCGAGAACGCCGTCACCCTCGATTGGGCGACCGATGTGCAGAGCCTTGGAAGGCTCGTGGAGCGACTCCCGGGCCACGAACGCAGCCCGATTCACGTGCGGCGCGTGCCAAATCGTCGATTGACCACCGCCGCACGTCGGCTCAAGGCTCTGCGGAGGGCGCCCGACGGCGAGCCCCTCGGCGCCATCGTCGATGGAGCACGAGGCGGCGACGACGGCGAAAGTCCGGAGTCCTTCTTCGCGCTCGCGGAGCGCCTTCCCTACGACATCGACGTGCTCTGGACGGGGTTCGATGACCCCGAGTACTTCGACGTCGTGCTCACCCCGCACGGGGGCGCCGGGGCCGCGAGCGTCGTGCCGTCGTGCGTGCTCGCTGCGCTCGGCCACGAGAACACGGCGGGCATCCCACGCAACAACGACCCGCTCCACGCGAAGCTCGCGCGCAAGCTCGTTCCCGAGCTGCGCAGCTACCTCGGGGACAAGCTTCCCGAATTCATGGTCCCCCACGCCTTCATGATCCTGGATCGGCTGCCGGTATCGCCCAACGGAAAGCTGGATCGCGATGCACTGCCTCCCCCCGTCCACATCGTGGCGGAGGTTGCCGAGGAGGACGTACCGCGCACCGCGGCCGAGCGGGAGCTCGCCACCATTTGGACGCAGGTTCTCGGCCTCGAACGCGTCGGCATCGAAAGCAGCTTCTTCGAGCTGGGCGGTGACTCGGTGCTCAGCATCCAAGTCGTCGCACGCGCCAACGAGGCGGGCCTGCGCGTCACGCCCCAGGACATCGTGCGCCACCAGTCCATTCGCGCCCTCGCGGCCGCGATGCGGGATGGCGGCACGGCAAAGGAGCCGGTCGTTCCCTCGCGGCCGATTCCCGAGCTCTCGCCTGCCCTGCTCGAACGAATCGCCGCGCGCGCCGGGGCGCCCATCGAGGATGCGTATCCGCTGTCCGCGTATCAGCGCGAGCAACTTCGAAATCGGTTATCGAATCCGCCCGTGGGGCTCTACGTCCAAAACATGACGACCCAGCTTCGCGCGCCCGGGTCCATCGATCTGGACCTCGTCGAAGCCGCCTGGCAAGCCGTCGCCGAGCGCCACGCCTCGTTTCGCTCGTCGCTTCACTGGCAGGACCTGCCGGAGCCGTTTCAGGTCGTCCATCCGCCCGCACCCCTCCGCGTCGAACGCCACGATGTATCGGCATTGACCGCGGCCGAGCGCACCGAAACGATCCAGCGGTGGGTCCAAGAACTGCGACAGGAAGGCTTCGTCCTGGAGCGCCCGGGGCACGTCCGAATTGCCCTGTTCCAAACCGCACCCGACGACGTCGTCATGGTCTGGCTTTATCATTATATGTTCTCCGACGGGTGGAGCGCCTCCTTCGTTCTCGGGGATTTCGTCACCCTTTACGATGCCATGCTTCGGCGTGCCCCCTCCGGGCTGCCGCCGGCCAATCCTTATCGGCGGTACATCGAATACCAGCGTTCCCTCGACCTCACCGCGACGGAGAGCTTTTGGCGTCGCACCATGCTCTCGTTCGACGGCGTCACGCCGCTCGTCGAATCGCTCGGTGGCAGGCGATTGCCCCCAGCGCAGGCCGGTGCCTACCTGCGCAAGGATCGCTCGATCTCGGCCGAGGCCACCACTTCGCTGCGCGCGCTGGCCAAACGAGCGCGCGTCACGTTGAACAACCTGGTGCAGGCTGCCTGGTGCCTCATTTTGGCCCGATACACCGGCCGCTCGCACGTGTCGTTCGGAAGCATGATGTCGGGTCGCTCGGCCAGTCTCTTGGATTACGAGCGCATGGTGGGGATCTTCACCAACGTTCTCCCCATGAACGTGCCCATCGCCGGCGAGCAACGGCTCATCGATTGGGTGCAGGAAATCCCGCGCATCCAGGCCGATCTGACGGCGCACCACCACGCTTCCCTTCCGGATATCCGGCGCTGGTCCCGCCGCACGGAGGACACATCGCTGTTCGATTCGTCCCTGGTCTTCATCAATTGGCCCATGAGCGCCGATGTCGGCCTCGGCGACCAAGGCCCGCGGCAGCGCACCTCCGCCGACTTCATCGATGGCCAGACGCAAACCGAGCACCCGATTCGATTCGTCTGCATCGCATTGCGTCCCACGCTCGATTTGCAGTTCTTCCATTACGAGTTCGAATTGCCCGACCATGTGATTCTGCCCTTGGTTGCCAGCACGTGCGATCTCTTGGAGCGCCTTTCGGGACTCGCCGCGAGCCGTGTCTCCGACGTTCTCGCGTCCATCCGCAACACGTACTGA
- a CDS encoding acyl-CoA dehydrogenase, which produces MIKRQYTPVSKETSAACADDLIGWIRGYAERRINSRLIDERRCIPPYIVLDFANRGLLGIQVEKEYGGLALWNRDIARILEQAAAIDLGLGTWLTTSVFPGIRPIATFAREPFKGDVLPQLARGRMLGAYAQTEVGAGSDFTKISTKAIPTSGGGWKLSGDKVWIGNGSWSGVMTVMAHVCDNEGNPGEMGAFAVRTEQPGVVLGEELLSMGLRGMVQSKVHLRDVHVEGSQVLGEVGDGLRVGVDSMMLTRFALGACAVGAMKRCLQLMNRYATRRPIGSGKLNENIAYSMSLGELVAKTAAADALLYAVADLLDSGNAVPLEAFVACKMVSSEFLWKAADRLIQVLGARGYDEANLAPQILRDARVFRIFEGPTEVLAEFLGSRGLLAGSPGVYGFLRNELASPEVAAKVASCMDALRVAELGPHVPATGSVAYSWRCALAGDVVAWALLVGSLNRRRATTQPQILEWARASLDTAMARALGGRSSRSALSSPSDLSAAISHYGRDIGRVEQSLAGESREIDPLLRLT; this is translated from the coding sequence ATGATCAAGCGTCAGTATACGCCCGTCTCCAAGGAAACCAGTGCAGCGTGTGCGGACGACTTGATCGGGTGGATACGTGGCTATGCCGAGCGGCGGATCAATTCCCGACTCATCGACGAGCGGCGATGCATCCCGCCCTACATCGTGCTCGACTTTGCGAACCGCGGATTGTTGGGCATTCAGGTCGAGAAAGAGTATGGCGGTCTTGCGCTCTGGAATCGGGATATTGCACGCATTCTCGAACAGGCGGCGGCCATCGATCTCGGACTGGGCACCTGGCTCACGACGTCCGTCTTCCCCGGGATCCGGCCCATTGCCACCTTTGCCCGCGAACCGTTCAAGGGGGACGTCCTGCCCCAGCTCGCGCGGGGGCGGATGCTCGGTGCGTACGCACAAACGGAGGTCGGTGCGGGCTCCGACTTCACGAAGATTTCGACGAAGGCCATTCCAACCTCCGGTGGCGGGTGGAAACTCTCGGGCGACAAGGTGTGGATTGGAAACGGTTCATGGTCCGGTGTCATGACCGTGATGGCCCACGTTTGCGACAACGAGGGTAACCCAGGCGAAATGGGCGCGTTCGCAGTTCGAACCGAGCAACCCGGCGTCGTCTTGGGAGAAGAGCTGCTTTCGATGGGGTTGCGCGGTATGGTGCAGAGCAAGGTCCACTTGCGGGACGTTCATGTCGAAGGTTCGCAGGTGTTGGGCGAGGTTGGCGATGGTCTTCGCGTGGGCGTGGATTCCATGATGCTCACGCGCTTCGCCTTGGGCGCGTGTGCGGTCGGAGCGATGAAGCGCTGTCTGCAACTCATGAATCGATATGCCACGCGGCGCCCTATTGGGTCCGGCAAACTCAATGAGAATATCGCTTATTCGATGAGTTTGGGCGAGCTGGTGGCCAAAACGGCCGCGGCGGACGCATTGCTGTACGCCGTGGCGGATCTCCTCGATTCCGGCAATGCCGTACCCCTCGAGGCCTTCGTTGCGTGCAAGATGGTGTCCTCCGAGTTCCTTTGGAAAGCGGCGGATCGTTTGATTCAGGTGCTTGGCGCACGCGGGTACGACGAAGCCAATCTGGCGCCGCAGATCCTTCGGGATGCGCGCGTCTTTCGCATCTTCGAGGGCCCCACGGAGGTGCTTGCCGAGTTCTTGGGCTCGCGGGGCCTTTTGGCGGGATCGCCCGGGGTCTATGGCTTCCTTCGAAACGAGCTTGCGAGTCCCGAGGTTGCGGCCAAGGTTGCCAGCTGCATGGATGCACTCCGTGTTGCCGAGTTGGGGCCGCACGTTCCGGCAACCGGAAGCGTGGCGTACTCCTGGCGGTGCGCCTTGGCCGGGGACGTCGTGGCGTGGGCACTTCTCGTCGGAAGTCTAAACCGACGCCGGGCGACGACGCAGCCGCAGATTCTCGAGTGGGCACGCGCCTCGCTGGATACCGCCATGGCGCGAGCCTTGGGCGGACGTTCTTCTCGGTCGGCGCTGTCCTCACCCTCGGACCTGTCGGCGGCGATTTCTCACTATGGCCGAGACATCGGGCGGGTGGAGCAATCTCTCGCCGGCGAATCGCGAGAGATCGATCCATTGTTGCGTCTCACGTGA